A single window of Methanoculleus oceani DNA harbors:
- a CDS encoding FHA domain-containing protein, whose protein sequence is MTDDNSRTLILDIDTDDLQELSEYLDVLSSSTRLKILKVIERRPKDVRQISAEIETSYENTKKHLDKLLSIGVVRKEAGLSRPTAKGIHPVWKYSLVPGGLEAITRSLGLFSNLKLTLTDAVLAKKLAGVRETFSGEFAGQPPVVILLGGAEDGRVFPLGHDSVAIGRADPGTPGRPEREIVLGEEYAAVTRVSRPHARLTRRRDGAWLIEDCGSTGGTFVNGMPLDRGMRRELHDGDLIELAKGAPGATLVFVVPGGVPVPDAA, encoded by the coding sequence ATGACCGACGACAACTCCAGGACACTGATCCTCGATATAGACACCGACGATCTGCAGGAACTCTCCGAGTACCTGGACGTGCTGAGCAGCAGCACACGCTTGAAGATCCTGAAGGTCATCGAACGAAGGCCAAAAGACGTCCGCCAGATCTCCGCCGAGATCGAGACGAGTTACGAGAACACAAAAAAGCACCTCGACAAACTGCTGAGCATAGGAGTCGTCCGCAAAGAGGCCGGTCTCTCGCGCCCGACCGCAAAGGGGATCCATCCTGTCTGGAAATACTCGCTCGTGCCCGGCGGTCTCGAAGCGATCACGAGAAGCCTCGGACTCTTCTCGAACCTGAAACTGACGCTCACGGATGCCGTGCTCGCAAAGAAACTTGCCGGTGTCCGGGAGACATTCTCGGGAGAGTTCGCCGGGCAACCCCCGGTCGTCATCCTCCTCGGGGGAGCGGAGGACGGCAGGGTCTTCCCCCTCGGGCACGACAGCGTCGCCATAGGGCGGGCGGACCCGGGCACGCCCGGCCGGCCCGAGCGGGAGATCGTCCTCGGCGAGGAGTACGCGGCGGTCACCCGTGTCTCGAGACCGCACGCCCGGCTCACCCGCCGCCGGGACGGTGCCTGGCTCATCGAGGACTGCGGCAGCACGGGCGGCACCTTCGTGAACGGCATGCCGCTGGACCGGGGCATGCGGCGGGAGCTCCACGACGGTGACCTCATCGAACTCGCGAAGGGCGCGCCGGGGGCAACGCTTGTCTTCGTTGTTCCCGGGGGGGTGCCGGTGCCGGATGCCGCCTGA
- a CDS encoding serine/threonine-protein kinase, translated as MPPERAGRAAVLLLISALLLAAVCPAVSGAGGPPEHSSASPQGIESAVKTPTEDKSTAPGQNRGRDTPEETPTPQPSPEETVTPADTPGEERTEATAEATATGTAGETPTENSRTVTDPFPWTGVVLALVLLAGAFVLGARYLKRPGGADTTGTSPGTTILPGAYRTVLSHPPGFPPELAERYGQVAFVGRGGLGQVFSAVRRDDRRTVAVKIPVAYDEATGKTFMKEMRFWEDLTHENIVAVHSVNILPVPYVEMEYLPRTLEQLEKPLPVETAARIAAGIAAGLAYAHGRGVIHRDIKPRNILLADDLTPKITDWGMSTTLAASRDTTIAGFTLAYAAPEQIAPERFGRTDARTDIYQLGAVFYELVTGKTPNAGESLAGFAEATLDEQPVPPGEINPDAAGFDPIILRCLAKDPADRYRSAGEVLDAIETAMGDAGDERA; from the coding sequence ATGCCGCCTGAACGGGCCGGACGGGCGGCCGTCCTGCTCTTGATCTCTGCCCTGCTCCTCGCCGCCGTCTGTCCCGCCGTTTCGGGCGCGGGGGGACCGCCGGAGCACTCCAGCGCCTCCCCCCAGGGCATCGAGTCTGCCGTCAAGACGCCAACCGAGGATAAGAGCACCGCTCCCGGCCAGAACAGGGGCAGGGATACACCGGAAGAGACGCCCACCCCCCAGCCCTCGCCCGAAGAGACCGTCACGCCTGCCGATACCCCGGGAGAGGAGCGGACAGAAGCAACGGCGGAGGCGACGGCTACCGGGACGGCCGGTGAAACGCCCACGGAGAACAGCCGGACGGTCACGGACCCGTTCCCCTGGACCGGGGTTGTCCTGGCCCTCGTCCTGCTCGCCGGAGCCTTCGTGCTCGGTGCCCGGTACCTGAAGAGACCGGGGGGAGCGGATACCACCGGAACATCCCCGGGCACGACCATCCTGCCCGGCGCATACCGGACCGTGCTCTCCCATCCGCCCGGGTTCCCGCCGGAACTTGCAGAGCGGTACGGCCAGGTCGCCTTCGTCGGGAGAGGCGGGCTCGGGCAGGTCTTCTCGGCGGTCAGGCGCGATGACCGTCGAACCGTAGCGGTGAAGATCCCGGTCGCCTACGACGAAGCGACCGGGAAAACCTTCATGAAAGAGATGCGGTTCTGGGAAGACCTCACCCACGAAAACATCGTGGCGGTCCACTCGGTCAACATCCTCCCGGTGCCGTATGTCGAGATGGAGTATCTGCCCCGGACCCTCGAGCAACTGGAAAAACCCCTTCCGGTGGAGACCGCCGCCCGCATCGCTGCAGGCATCGCCGCCGGGCTTGCCTACGCCCACGGGAGGGGCGTGATCCACCGCGATATCAAGCCGAGAAACATCCTTCTTGCCGACGACCTGACGCCGAAGATCACCGACTGGGGCATGAGCACGACGCTGGCGGCGAGCCGGGATACCACCATTGCCGGGTTCACCCTCGCGTATGCAGCCCCGGAGCAGATCGCCCCGGAGCGGTTCGGCAGGACCGATGCACGGACCGACATCTACCAGCTCGGCGCCGTCTTCTACGAACTGGTGACGGGAAAGACCCCCAATGCCGGCGAGAGCCTCGCCGGGTTTGCCGAAGCAACTCTCGACGAGCAGCCGGTCCCCCCCGGAGAGATCAATCCGGACGCCGCAGGATTCGACCCGATCATCCTCCGGTGCCTCGCAAAAGACCCCGCCGATCGCTACCGGTCCGCCGGAGAGGTGCTCGATGCGATCGAGACCGCGATGGGCGACGCAGGGGATGAGCGAGCGTGA
- a CDS encoding potassium channel family protein produces the protein MKSLLARYLARARAMRFHYLLVSLILLLAVYPYVGAGPTGQIVLKVLSSLVLITGVYAVSNRRRQVVIAVLLAIPAFGFGWLYVITGNPALGDAESIFTLLFYAFTALIGLLQVLGERRITTDTISGAVSVYLLMGLTWATAYGLVESLSPGSFSSSHPGDVFTFPTFIYYSFVTLATLGYGDITPVTDQARSLAVLETVSGTLYIAVLIARLVAAAGWMPKTGAE, from the coding sequence GTGAAGAGCCTTCTCGCCCGGTACCTCGCCCGCGCCAGGGCCATGCGGTTCCACTACCTGCTCGTATCGCTCATCCTCCTGCTCGCCGTCTACCCCTACGTAGGTGCAGGGCCGACCGGCCAGATCGTCCTGAAGGTGCTCTCGTCCCTCGTCCTGATCACCGGTGTCTACGCCGTGAGTAACCGGCGTCGTCAGGTCGTCATCGCCGTCCTCCTTGCGATTCCCGCCTTCGGCTTCGGCTGGCTCTACGTCATCACCGGAAATCCCGCACTCGGAGACGCCGAGAGCATATTCACGCTCCTCTTCTACGCCTTCACCGCGCTCATCGGCCTCCTGCAGGTGCTCGGAGAACGCCGGATCACCACCGACACCATCTCCGGAGCGGTATCCGTCTACCTCCTCATGGGCCTGACCTGGGCGACCGCCTACGGCCTCGTCGAGAGCCTCAGCCCCGGATCGTTCTCCAGCAGCCATCCGGGCGACGTTTTCACCTTCCCCACGTTCATCTACTATAGTTTCGTCACCCTCGCGACGCTCGGCTACGGCGACATCACGCCGGTCACCGACCAGGCCCGGTCGCTCGCCGTGCTCGAGACCGTGAGCGGAACACTCTACATCGCCGTCCTGATCGCCCGCCTGGTGGCGGCGGCCGGGTGGATGCCGAAGACCGGCGCCGAGTGA
- a CDS encoding SIMPL domain-containing protein, which translates to MRGKTALLGIALMVLCAAVIGNVSAQLPEESRDKLIYVSGTGKVTTTPDQAVIVFAVETENTDVKTAQQQNAQQMDSVVNALKGAGIPEKDIRTAGYNIIPVTESDSRGLTTARVKYYRVINTLEVTLNDVNRAGEIVDLAVENGANRVNRFSFTLSDAKQQEFRSQALTAAVAQARGDANAVAAAIGKTIVDVKEVNVGGNYVPMVYDGRYAEMDKAAGTAVSTPLEVGEIDVTASVSITYIIG; encoded by the coding sequence ATGCGAGGAAAGACAGCACTTCTGGGGATCGCTCTGATGGTCCTCTGCGCCGCGGTGATCGGCAATGTCAGCGCACAACTGCCGGAGGAATCCAGGGATAAACTGATCTACGTCTCCGGTACGGGCAAAGTGACGACCACACCCGACCAGGCCGTCATCGTGTTCGCGGTCGAGACCGAGAACACCGACGTCAAGACAGCACAGCAGCAGAACGCCCAGCAAATGGATTCCGTGGTCAATGCCCTGAAAGGGGCCGGCATCCCGGAGAAGGACATCAGGACCGCCGGCTACAACATCATCCCGGTGACCGAGAGCGACAGCAGGGGCCTGACAACCGCCAGGGTCAAGTATTACCGCGTGATCAACACCCTCGAGGTCACGCTGAACGACGTGAACCGTGCCGGCGAGATCGTCGATCTCGCGGTCGAAAACGGCGCAAACCGGGTTAACCGGTTCTCGTTCACCTTAAGCGACGCAAAGCAGCAGGAGTTCCGCTCGCAGGCGCTGACCGCCGCGGTAGCGCAGGCACGGGGCGACGCAAACGCGGTTGCCGCAGCCATCGGCAAGACCATCGTCGACGTCAAAGAGGTCAACGTAGGGGGCAACTACGTGCCCATGGTCTACGACGGCCGCTACGCGGAGATGGACAAGGCAGCGGGCACCGCCGTCTCGACCCCGCTTGAGGTCGGTGAGATCGACGTGACCGCAAGCGTCTCGATCACCTACATCATCGGGTAA
- a CDS encoding MBL fold metallo-hydrolase, protein MITITEVYNNIPCRQGLTTDWGFSCLIEEAGLLFDTGERGDVLLANMQALGVDPAPVRQLVLSHDHHDHIGGLAAVLAENPSVEVFVHDAFSARTLGLIRKYTEPRIVGEWTEIADGIAVTGPLGTDIREQSLVVAVPDGFLVVTGCAHPHIGRIIDRVSREGPVWGVIGGFHTVTGEDIDALAGVTYLSASHCTDKIRELQERYPGSFRAGGVGKVHRI, encoded by the coding sequence ATGATCACGATAACCGAGGTCTACAACAACATCCCCTGCCGGCAGGGGCTCACGACGGACTGGGGGTTCTCCTGCCTGATCGAAGAGGCGGGCCTGCTCTTCGATACAGGAGAACGGGGCGACGTGCTGCTCGCGAACATGCAGGCGCTCGGCGTAGACCCCGCGCCCGTCAGGCAACTCGTCCTCTCCCACGACCACCACGACCACATCGGCGGCCTTGCGGCGGTTCTTGCCGAGAACCCATCGGTGGAGGTCTTCGTCCACGACGCCTTCTCGGCACGGACACTCGGGCTGATCCGGAAGTATACCGAACCGCGGATCGTCGGAGAATGGACGGAGATCGCGGACGGCATCGCCGTGACCGGCCCGCTCGGGACCGATATCCGTGAACAGTCGCTCGTGGTCGCCGTGCCGGACGGTTTTCTGGTCGTCACCGGGTGCGCGCACCCCCACATCGGTCGGATCATCGACCGGGTCTCCAGGGAGGGGCCGGTATGGGGCGTCATCGGCGGGTTTCATACCGTCACCGGCGAAGATATCGATGCGCTCGCCGGGGTCACGTATCTCTCGGCATCGCACTGCACCGATAAGATCAGGGAACTGCAAGAGCGGTACCCGGGCTCCTTTAGGGCCGGAGGGGTAGGCAAAGTGCACAGGATCTGA
- a CDS encoding mechanosensitive ion channel family protein, which translates to MTFNATQILEIPVGVGDVTVGNLLYFVILLTLGVVVAKIVSINVRRVLSERLPKNERELLTKLVYYGIIIWAFVIALPQLNFDLSGLLVAGGIAGLVIGFASQSVVSNLVSGLFLMFEHPIKIGDNINVADVSGSVEDIRVLSTVVKTYDGIYVRLPNEKVFTSNITNYVHNAARRFEYQIGIRYQDDANEAIRIAKEVIATHPFALKSPAPSVFVDNLGDNSVNLTAYIWAPARNWWDVRTDLLWKIKQELEKNGIEIPFPQRTVWFADGLEVKNRPTEDTGKKE; encoded by the coding sequence ATGACATTCAACGCGACCCAGATCCTGGAGATACCCGTCGGCGTCGGTGATGTCACCGTCGGGAACCTCCTGTATTTCGTCATCCTCCTCACGCTCGGCGTTGTCGTCGCGAAAATTGTCTCAATAAATGTCCGGAGAGTTCTTTCGGAGCGGCTGCCCAAAAACGAGCGCGAGTTGCTCACGAAACTGGTCTATTACGGCATCATAATCTGGGCGTTCGTCATCGCTCTCCCGCAGCTCAACTTCGACCTCTCCGGCCTCCTGGTTGCCGGAGGGATCGCCGGTCTCGTCATCGGTTTTGCGAGCCAGAGCGTTGTCTCCAACCTGGTCTCCGGCCTCTTCCTCATGTTCGAACACCCGATCAAGATCGGCGACAACATCAACGTCGCGGACGTCAGCGGCAGTGTCGAGGACATCCGCGTCCTCTCGACCGTCGTCAAGACGTACGACGGGATCTATGTCAGGCTCCCGAACGAGAAGGTCTTCACCTCGAACATCACCAACTACGTCCACAACGCAGCCCGGAGGTTCGAGTACCAGATCGGCATCCGGTATCAGGACGACGCGAACGAGGCGATACGGATCGCGAAGGAGGTCATCGCGACCCACCCGTTCGCGCTGAAGAGCCCGGCACCGTCGGTCTTCGTCGATAACCTGGGGGACAATAGTGTCAACCTGACCGCCTACATCTGGGCGCCGGCCCGGAACTGGTGGGACGTCAGGACGGATCTCCTCTGGAAGATCAAGCAGGAACTCGAAAAGAACGGCATCGAGATACCCTTCCCACAGCGCACGGTCTGGTTTGCGGACGGACTCGAAGTGAAGAACCGGCCTACCGAAGATACGGGAAAGAAAGAGTAA
- a CDS encoding DUF432 domain-containing protein, whose protein sequence is MMFGRYRGTFHRDDGDILVEAEQNGGLLTYRRRCEGQTFERLLVSKTGEIVINPIEPVNLPKDITDFFQIEFSPMVIEPGVTQTVYLKFPIEIGVFVESARDIEVVDVFAPGSQKYTLYGSPTNGVIARCYESAVYPEIPRVEPFREGVMELSILNAYREWVEVSRVVFESTDMKIYYGDFVAATATMKILTKTMAETNFVDAPLRPGMVKSIELYTARKIPAIDRGYLMEWGLS, encoded by the coding sequence ATGATGTTCGGACGTTACAGAGGCACTTTTCACCGTGACGACGGCGATATTCTGGTAGAGGCCGAACAAAATGGCGGTCTTCTGACCTACCGGCGGAGGTGCGAAGGGCAGACGTTCGAGCGGCTCCTGGTCTCAAAGACGGGCGAGATCGTCATCAACCCGATTGAACCGGTCAATCTCCCCAAGGATATCACGGACTTCTTCCAGATAGAGTTCTCCCCGATGGTCATCGAACCCGGCGTCACCCAGACGGTCTACCTTAAGTTTCCCATCGAGATCGGCGTGTTCGTGGAGTCTGCACGGGATATCGAGGTGGTGGACGTCTTTGCTCCCGGCAGCCAGAAGTACACGCTCTATGGTTCGCCGACGAACGGGGTCATCGCACGGTGTTACGAGAGTGCGGTCTACCCGGAGATCCCCCGGGTAGAGCCCTTCCGCGAGGGGGTGATGGAGCTCTCCATCCTGAACGCATACCGCGAGTGGGTGGAGGTTTCCCGGGTTGTCTTTGAGAGTACCGATATGAAGATCTACTACGGCGACTTCGTGGCGGCCACCGCCACGATGAAGATTCTCACCAAGACTATGGCGGAGACGAACTTCGTCGACGCGCCGCTCCGGCCGGGGATGGTCAAGTCCATCGAGCTGTACACGGCCCGCAAGATCCCGGCTATCGACCGCGGATACCTGATGGAGTGGGGGCTCTCATGA
- a CDS encoding sensor histidine kinase has protein sequence MNRSQIPMSLFDHLQQPALVLDCEGRVVIWNNSMERYTGISAEDIVGKSGYVHGNALFGEMCPTLANYILTPGNAGSDHYRLLPHEGEELVAESHIPPASGRKVVCMAAPLYDTTGRQIGAVETIRDTPEERTVEESRGTPEEQVQILARTLPDIIFTLDRDGIFTQFSWTGARSHGVDTEGVVGKTPHALFPAEEADFLVGAAHRVVAAGEVISEVRSFSWRNDQRSFQVTIHPLHNSSGKIVAATGVSRDITRDLLCERTSQLSSLYLDLLGTDIYNTSMVAATIIEMLRERLSGEEAELAQRVKNTVEQGINVIKNVELLTTLDKHHIRLGPVDLDGIIRGQIRRYAGIDIRYEGGTCMVWANPLLEHIVSNLISNSIKFGGMKVRIEISVMETTEIVTLSVADTGIGIPDHLKPNIFDRFSREGSKTASGSRGLGLHIVKTLANQYGGRVWAADRVPGKPEEGAAIKVILQKC, from the coding sequence ATGAATCGCAGCCAGATACCCATGAGTCTATTCGACCACCTCCAGCAGCCGGCACTCGTTCTCGACTGTGAGGGACGGGTGGTCATCTGGAACAACAGCATGGAGCGATACACCGGGATTTCGGCAGAAGATATCGTAGGAAAAAGCGGTTACGTCCATGGAAATGCGTTGTTCGGCGAGATGTGTCCTACGCTCGCGAACTACATCCTGACTCCCGGCAATGCCGGGAGCGACCATTACCGCCTGCTACCGCACGAGGGCGAAGAGCTGGTCGCCGAGTCGCACATCCCCCCGGCCTCCGGCAGAAAGGTTGTCTGCATGGCTGCCCCCCTCTACGACACCACCGGCAGACAGATCGGTGCGGTTGAGACTATCCGGGATACTCCGGAAGAGAGGACGGTCGAAGAATCTCGTGGGACGCCGGAGGAGCAGGTGCAGATCCTGGCGAGAACTCTCCCCGACATCATCTTCACGCTCGACCGGGACGGCATCTTTACCCAGTTCTCCTGGACCGGGGCCCGGAGTCATGGCGTAGACACGGAAGGGGTCGTGGGCAAGACCCCCCATGCCCTGTTCCCGGCGGAGGAGGCAGACTTTCTGGTCGGGGCTGCGCACCGGGTCGTCGCGGCAGGCGAGGTGATATCTGAGGTCCGGTCGTTCTCGTGGCGCAACGACCAGCGGTCGTTTCAGGTCACCATTCACCCCCTGCACAACTCCTCCGGGAAGATCGTGGCCGCCACCGGGGTCAGCCGCGATATCACCAGGGATCTTCTCTGCGAACGGACCAGCCAGCTCTCCAGCCTCTACCTCGACCTGCTCGGCACCGACATCTACAACACCAGCATGGTTGCGGCGACGATCATCGAGATGCTTCGGGAACGACTCTCCGGTGAAGAGGCGGAACTCGCCCAACGGGTCAAGAACACGGTCGAGCAGGGGATCAACGTTATCAAGAACGTCGAACTCTTAACCACGCTTGACAAACACCATATCCGCCTGGGGCCGGTCGACCTGGACGGCATCATTCGCGGCCAGATACGGCGGTATGCAGGCATCGATATCAGGTACGAAGGAGGGACCTGCATGGTCTGGGCAAACCCCCTCCTCGAACACATCGTATCGAACCTGATCAGCAACAGCATCAAGTTCGGCGGCATGAAGGTGCGGATCGAGATATCCGTCATGGAGACCACGGAGATTGTGACGCTCTCCGTCGCCGATACCGGCATCGGCATACCGGACCACTTAAAGCCCAACATCTTCGATCGCTTCAGCCGCGAGGGGAGCAAAACCGCATCCGGGAGCAGAGGCCTTGGGCTTCATATCGTCAAGACCCTCGCAAACCAGTACGGGGGACGCGTCTGGGCGGCGGACCGGGTGCCCGGCAAACCGGAAGAGGGAGCGGCAATAAAGGTGATCCTCCAGAAGTGCTAG
- a CDS encoding NusA-like transcription termination signal-binding factor gives MIRTICFKERRYIEELRILTRATALDCIIDERFDRIVYLIKEGDMGLAIGRKGSNIRKMQRVLGKRIEMVEYSPEIETFTRNAFKPANVLGVGKADDGRLTVYIDKSDLGIAIGKGGCTIEKARLLLSRYFDTDLGEVLAGVDTHAGVDTHA, from the coding sequence ATGATACGAACCATATGCTTTAAAGAGCGACGATATATCGAAGAGTTGAGAATTCTTACCCGGGCGACCGCGCTGGACTGCATCATCGACGAGCGCTTCGACCGCATAGTATACCTCATAAAAGAAGGCGATATGGGACTTGCTATCGGCCGGAAAGGAAGCAATATCCGGAAGATGCAGAGAGTCCTCGGGAAACGCATCGAGATGGTCGAATATTCCCCCGAGATCGAGACATTCACGAGGAACGCATTTAAACCGGCAAATGTCCTCGGTGTCGGGAAAGCAGACGACGGGAGGCTCACGGTGTATATCGATAAGAGCGATCTCGGCATCGCTATAGGGAAAGGCGGATGCACCATCGAGAAGGCGCGGCTCCTCCTCTCCCGGTACTTCGATACCGACCTCGGCGAGGTGCTCGCGGGAGTTGATACCCATGCGGGAGTTGATACCCATGCCTGA
- the hisE gene encoding phosphoribosyl-ATP diphosphatase: protein MPDWTVLDEVWQVIQDRAEHPSAESYVSSLLTHRKGVDKSLEKVGEEAVEFILAAKNQVPERTISEAADLLFHFLVALRASGTDVADVLDELAERRK, encoded by the coding sequence ATGCCTGACTGGACGGTCCTCGACGAAGTCTGGCAGGTCATCCAGGACCGGGCGGAGCACCCGTCGGCCGAAAGTTACGTGAGTTCCCTCCTGACCCACCGGAAAGGGGTCGACAAATCCCTCGAAAAGGTCGGTGAAGAGGCGGTCGAGTTCATCCTGGCCGCCAAGAACCAGGTCCCCGAGAGGACGATCTCCGAAGCGGCCGACCTCCTCTTTCACTTCCTGGTGGCGCTCCGGGCATCGGGCACCGACGTGGCGGACGTGCTCGACGAGCTCGCCGAACGCCGGAAATAA
- a CDS encoding bifunctional nuclease family protein, with amino-acid sequence MTAQSCRVQGVFMSVSEMGAAPTVVLDAGSDSTIPIYVGLWEAISISNALNSEMLPRPITHDLIVELFRNFEIVLDALHIDSLEEGVFYAKLLLRQGSRTEIMDCRPSDGIAIALRYRAPIMIEDTVVETAAVKKDDLPRMVDLKEYL; translated from the coding sequence ATGACTGCTCAAAGTTGCAGGGTGCAGGGCGTGTTCATGTCGGTGAGCGAGATGGGAGCGGCGCCGACCGTCGTCCTGGATGCCGGGAGTGACAGCACAATACCCATATATGTCGGGCTCTGGGAAGCGATCTCGATCAGCAACGCACTCAATAGCGAGATGCTTCCCCGGCCCATCACCCACGACCTCATCGTTGAACTCTTTCGGAACTTCGAGATAGTCCTCGATGCCCTGCACATCGATTCCCTGGAGGAGGGTGTCTTCTACGCAAAACTCCTCCTTCGACAGGGATCGCGCACCGAGATCATGGACTGCCGGCCGAGCGACGGGATAGCCATCGCTCTGCGCTACCGGGCTCCCATCATGATCGAGGATACGGTCGTCGAGACCGCGGCCGTAAAGAAGGACGATCTCCCGAGGATGGTGGACCTGAAGGAATATCTTTGA